In a genomic window of Streptomyces koelreuteriae:
- a CDS encoding alcohol dehydrogenase catalytic domain-containing protein, with protein MKALTYHGRHDIRYGEVPDPAVTSPTDAVVRVTAAGICGSDLHIYGGNGFSPELGYTPGHECVGVVVDTGGQVTRFKPGDRVLVPASAGCADCRSCAAGFTARCERAKSSTELCYGVSPQLQGSQAQVLAVPYADVNLVRLPEDISDEAAVVLTDNAPTAWYGCRRARIQPGETVLVIGLGPVGLMAAQSAFAMGAARVLGADLVAERRAFAAGLGVEPVEGEDARAAVRDLTAGRGPDAVVEAVGSDATIQLALKAVRQAGRVSVIGVSQNKAFPFHMGLAQIKELEFAIGLCSVHYELPPLIALTRARRLRPEVVVSHRFALSEGPAAYELFAGRSDGVRKILLDPAA; from the coding sequence ATGAAGGCACTGACCTACCACGGCCGTCACGACATCCGCTACGGGGAGGTCCCCGACCCGGCCGTCACCAGCCCCACCGACGCGGTGGTGCGCGTGACGGCGGCCGGCATCTGCGGCAGCGACCTGCACATCTACGGCGGCAACGGGTTCAGCCCGGAACTGGGCTACACACCGGGGCACGAGTGCGTCGGCGTCGTGGTCGACACCGGCGGCCAGGTCACCCGGTTCAAGCCCGGCGACCGGGTGCTGGTGCCCGCCTCCGCCGGCTGCGCGGACTGCCGGTCGTGCGCGGCCGGGTTCACCGCCCGCTGCGAGCGCGCCAAGTCGAGCACGGAACTCTGCTACGGAGTGAGCCCGCAGCTCCAGGGCAGCCAGGCCCAGGTCCTGGCCGTGCCCTACGCCGACGTCAATCTGGTGCGCCTGCCCGAGGACATCTCCGACGAGGCCGCCGTCGTCCTCACGGACAACGCGCCCACCGCCTGGTACGGCTGCCGCCGGGCCCGCATCCAGCCGGGCGAGACCGTCCTGGTCATCGGCCTCGGCCCGGTCGGCCTCATGGCCGCCCAGTCCGCCTTCGCGATGGGCGCGGCGCGGGTGCTGGGCGCGGACCTGGTCGCGGAGCGCCGTGCCTTCGCCGCCGGCCTGGGGGTCGAACCGGTCGAGGGCGAGGACGCGCGGGCGGCCGTCCGGGACCTGACCGCCGGCCGCGGTCCGGACGCCGTGGTGGAGGCCGTGGGCTCCGACGCCACCATTCAGCTCGCCCTCAAGGCCGTCCGGCAGGCGGGCCGGGTCAGCGTCATCGGGGTCAGCCAGAACAAGGCCTTCCCCTTTCACATGGGGCTGGCGCAGATCAAGGAACTGGAGTTCGCCATCGGGCTGTGCTCGGTGCACTACGAACTTCCGCCCCTGATCGCCCTCACCCGCGCCCGCCGGCTCCGGCCCGAGGTCGTCGTCTCCCACCGCTTCGCCCTCTCCGAAGGCCCCGCGGCGTACGAGCTGTTCGCGGGCCGCTCCGACGGCGTCCGCAAGATCCTTCTCGACCCGGCCGCCTGA
- a CDS encoding XdhC family protein, whose amino-acid sequence MRDILPALGRWYAAGLPFGLATVVEVSRSAPRDPGAAMAVGPDDEVVGSVSGGCVEGAVFELARDVVASGEARLETFGYSDDDAFAVGLTCGGEITLLVRRVTPERDPALGVVVESVAAGEPVGLATVTDGPAPRGATLAVRPDRVSGTLGASGLDAAVTADARGELALGATGLRHYGPRGQRREDSVSVFLESFAPPPRMLVFGAIDYAAAVARIGDFLGYRVTVCDARPVFATPRRFPEGVEVVAEWPHRYLRDTDTDARTVICVLTHDPKFDVPLLREALRRPAAYIGAMGSRRTHADRAERLAEAGLTQHELSRLRSPVGLDLGARTPEEVAVSVAAEIVALRWGGSGAPLTVTEGAVHPSRSS is encoded by the coding sequence GTGCGTGACATCCTCCCGGCGCTGGGCCGCTGGTACGCGGCCGGGCTTCCGTTCGGCCTCGCGACGGTCGTCGAGGTCAGCCGCAGCGCGCCGCGCGACCCGGGCGCGGCCATGGCGGTGGGGCCGGACGATGAGGTCGTGGGAAGTGTGTCCGGGGGCTGTGTCGAAGGTGCGGTGTTCGAGCTGGCGCGGGACGTCGTGGCGAGCGGCGAAGCGCGTCTGGAGACCTTCGGCTACAGCGACGACGACGCCTTCGCCGTCGGCCTGACCTGCGGCGGCGAGATCACGCTGCTGGTGCGCCGCGTGACGCCCGAGCGGGATCCCGCCCTCGGCGTCGTGGTCGAGTCGGTCGCCGCGGGTGAGCCGGTCGGCCTGGCCACGGTGACCGACGGCCCGGCGCCGCGCGGAGCCACGCTCGCCGTCCGGCCGGACCGGGTCTCGGGCACGCTCGGCGCGAGCGGCCTGGACGCGGCCGTCACCGCCGACGCCCGCGGCGAGCTGGCCCTGGGCGCCACCGGTCTGCGGCACTACGGGCCGCGCGGGCAGCGCCGGGAGGACTCCGTCAGCGTGTTCCTGGAGTCCTTCGCGCCACCGCCGCGGATGCTGGTCTTCGGAGCGATCGACTACGCCGCGGCCGTGGCCCGCATCGGGGACTTCCTCGGCTACCGAGTCACCGTCTGCGACGCCCGCCCCGTCTTCGCCACGCCCCGGCGCTTCCCCGAGGGTGTCGAGGTGGTCGCCGAATGGCCGCACCGCTATCTGCGCGACACGGACACCGACGCACGCACGGTGATCTGCGTCCTCACCCACGACCCCAAGTTCGATGTGCCGCTGCTCCGGGAGGCACTGCGCCGGCCGGCCGCGTACATCGGGGCGATGGGCAGCCGCCGCACCCACGCCGACCGGGCCGAGCGCCTGGCCGAGGCCGGGCTCACGCAACACGAGCTGTCCCGGCTGCGCTCACCGGTCGGCCTCGACCTCGGGGCCCGTACCCCCGAGGAGGTGGCGGTGTCCGTCGCCGCCGAGATCGTCGCCCTGCGCTGGGGCGGCAGCGGGGCCCCGCTGACCGTGACGGAGGGAGCGGTGCATCCGTCCCGCTCCTCCTGA
- a CDS encoding metallophosphoesterase family protein has product MRLLFMSDTHLPKRARELPAPLLAELPHADVVFHAGDWVDTATLDLLESRSRRLVAVYGNNDGPDLRARLPEVAYVELGGLRFGAIHETGPAQGREKRCAARFPDLDVLVFGHSHIPWDTTAPTGLRLLNPGSPTDRRRQPHCTYMTATAADGRLTEVELHRLPPRA; this is encoded by the coding sequence GTGCGTCTGCTCTTCATGTCCGACACCCATCTGCCGAAGCGGGCCAGGGAACTGCCCGCGCCGCTGCTGGCCGAACTCCCGCACGCCGATGTCGTGTTCCACGCCGGGGACTGGGTGGACACGGCCACCCTCGACCTGCTGGAGAGCCGATCCCGCAGGCTCGTCGCCGTGTACGGCAACAACGACGGGCCGGACCTGCGGGCCCGGCTGCCCGAGGTGGCGTACGTGGAACTGGGCGGGCTGCGCTTCGGGGCGATCCACGAGACGGGACCCGCCCAGGGCCGGGAGAAGCGCTGCGCCGCCCGCTTCCCCGACCTCGACGTGCTGGTCTTCGGCCACAGCCACATCCCCTGGGACACCACGGCCCCCACCGGCCTGCGCCTGCTCAACCCGGGCTCGCCGACGGACCGCCGCCGCCAGCCCCACTGCACCTACATGACCGCCACGGCCGCGGACGGCCGGCTCACCGAGGTGGAACTGCACCGGCTGCCGCCACGGGCCTGA
- a CDS encoding GlxA family transcriptional regulator, which translates to MVVTEEIGVPSWDLYELSIPCTVFGKPQPDLADPWYDLRLCGTGAGTREGGEGHGLTLRTRYGLDDLADADTVIVPSVPDPCVDEGRPLPAGLVDALRRAHDAGARMVSLCTGAFALAEAGLLDGRRATAHWMHTDRLAERYPKVQVDESVLYVDDGDVLTSAGLTAGLDLCLHLVRRDLGAHVANQLARRMVVPAHRPGGQAQFIELSVPPSDDEGLAPVLQWARANLDRPLTVADLARRASMSPRTFYRRLQAATGTTPLQWLLDQRLGRARSLLESTDLPIEKVGEFSGLGTANNLRHHFLKHVGVSPGDYRRAFPGAPPGGGGRTRV; encoded by the coding sequence GTGGTCGTGACCGAGGAGATCGGGGTCCCGTCGTGGGATCTGTACGAACTGAGCATCCCCTGCACGGTGTTCGGCAAGCCGCAGCCGGATCTGGCCGATCCCTGGTACGACCTGCGGCTCTGCGGGACGGGAGCGGGGACGCGGGAGGGCGGGGAGGGCCACGGGCTGACCCTGCGGACCCGCTACGGACTCGACGACCTGGCTGACGCGGACACGGTCATCGTGCCCTCGGTGCCCGACCCCTGTGTCGACGAGGGCAGGCCGCTGCCGGCGGGGTTGGTCGACGCCCTGCGGCGCGCCCATGACGCGGGCGCCCGCATGGTCTCCCTCTGTACCGGGGCCTTCGCACTCGCCGAGGCGGGGCTGCTCGACGGCCGCCGCGCCACCGCCCACTGGATGCACACCGACCGGCTGGCCGAGCGGTATCCGAAGGTGCAGGTCGACGAGTCGGTGCTGTACGTGGACGACGGCGACGTCCTCACCAGCGCCGGGCTCACCGCCGGACTCGACCTGTGTCTGCATCTGGTGCGGCGCGATCTCGGCGCGCACGTCGCCAACCAGCTGGCGCGCCGCATGGTGGTGCCCGCCCACCGGCCGGGCGGGCAGGCGCAGTTCATCGAGCTGTCGGTGCCGCCCAGCGACGACGAGGGGCTGGCTCCCGTCCTTCAGTGGGCGCGGGCGAACCTCGACCGGCCGCTGACGGTCGCCGATCTGGCGCGGCGCGCCTCGATGAGCCCGCGTACGTTCTACCGGCGCCTCCAGGCGGCCACCGGGACGACTCCGCTTCAGTGGCTCCTCGACCAGCGGCTCGGGCGCGCCCGGTCACTGCTGGAGTCCACGGACCTGCCGATCGAGAAGGTCGGGGAGTTCAGTGGCCTCGGCACGGCCAACAACCTCCGTCACCACTTCCTCAAGCACGTCGGGGTGTCGCCGGGCGACTACCGGCGGGCCTTCCCCGGGGCGCCCCCGGGCGGAGGCGGCCGGACACGGGTCTGA
- a CDS encoding NADP-dependent oxidoreductase — protein sequence MSGINRQIRLAARPVGEPRPTDWEHVEEPAGQPGDGEFLVRVLCLSIDPAMRGWMNAGRSYIRPVEIGEVMRAGAVGRVIASRHPGFAVGDHVSGSFGVQEYCVSDGRDVTKVDPAAAPLPTFLGTLGMSGLTAYFGLIEVGRPEPGQTVVVSGAAGAVGSVVGQIAKILGCRVIGIAGGEAKCRMVVEEFGFDAAIDYQSEDVRKALREHAPDGVDVYFDNVGGDVLDAVLLRLARGARVVVCGAISQYNSTKPQGPANYLSLLVNRASMTGIVVFDYADRYAEGIARMAAWRAEGRLKSLEDVVSGSVADFPETLMRLFRGDNRGKLVLKIAD from the coding sequence ATGAGCGGAATCAACCGTCAGATACGCCTGGCCGCACGCCCTGTGGGGGAACCGCGCCCCACCGACTGGGAGCACGTCGAGGAGCCGGCCGGGCAGCCGGGCGACGGTGAGTTCCTGGTGCGGGTGCTCTGTCTGTCGATCGATCCCGCGATGCGCGGCTGGATGAACGCGGGCCGGTCCTACATCCGTCCGGTGGAGATCGGCGAGGTGATGCGCGCCGGCGCGGTGGGACGGGTGATCGCCTCCCGGCACCCCGGTTTCGCGGTCGGTGACCATGTGTCGGGCTCGTTCGGCGTGCAGGAGTACTGCGTGTCGGACGGGCGCGACGTGACCAAGGTCGACCCGGCGGCCGCTCCCCTGCCGACGTTTCTCGGCACGCTCGGCATGTCGGGCCTGACGGCCTACTTCGGCCTGATCGAGGTCGGGCGTCCCGAGCCCGGGCAGACCGTCGTGGTCTCCGGAGCGGCCGGGGCCGTCGGCAGCGTCGTCGGGCAGATCGCCAAGATCCTGGGCTGCCGGGTCATCGGCATCGCGGGCGGCGAGGCCAAGTGCCGGATGGTGGTCGAGGAGTTCGGGTTCGACGCCGCGATCGACTACCAGAGCGAGGACGTCCGCAAGGCGCTGCGCGAGCACGCCCCCGACGGTGTCGACGTGTACTTCGACAACGTCGGCGGAGACGTTCTGGACGCCGTGCTGCTGCGGCTGGCGCGCGGTGCCCGTGTCGTCGTGTGCGGCGCGATCTCCCAGTACAACAGCACCAAGCCGCAGGGCCCCGCCAACTACCTGTCGCTGCTGGTGAACCGCGCCTCCATGACGGGCATCGTGGTGTTCGACTACGCCGACCGGTACGCCGAGGGCATCGCCCGGATGGCCGCCTGGCGGGCGGAGGGCCGGCTGAAGTCCCTGGAGGACGTGGTGTCCGGCTCGGTCGCGGACTTCCCCGAGACGCTCATGCGGCTGTTCCGTGGGGACAACCGCGGCAAGCTGGTGCTGAAGATCGCGGACTGA
- a CDS encoding elongation factor G, with amino-acid sequence MHVLNLGILAHVDAGKTSLTERLLHSAGVIDEIGSVDDGNTRTDTLALERQRGITIKSAVVSFPLDGVAVNLIDTPGHPDFIAEVERVLGVLDGVVLVVSAVEGVQAQTRVLMRTLQRLRIPTLLFVNKIDRRGARQEEVLRAISARLTPAIVPMGTASGLGTRRARFTPGLGPAALDVLAGHDDTLLSAYVENTVTDGLLRSSLVALTREALVHPVFFGSAATGAGVDALLAGIEELLPPADGDADGPLSGTVFKVERGPAGEKAAYARLFSGTLHTRDRIPFGTDGAEGRITAISVFGHGTDSRGDAVVAGQIARLWGLGDIRIGDAIGAPRKAYEHFFAPPTLETVVVPGPDVDSGALHLALTQLAEQDPLIGLRHDERRQETSVSLYGEVQKEVIQATLAEEYGLGVTFRETTPLCVERLVGTGQAVEFNKKDANPFLATVGLRVDPAPVGSGVGFRLEVELGSMPYAFFKAVEDTVRETLDQGPHGWRIPDCAVTMTHCGYSPRQSHAHQGFDKSMSSTGADFRGLTPLVLLEALRRAGTRVHEPVQRFRVEAPADTLGALLPVLAALGAVPQTTETRGAGCVLAGTVPAARVHELEQRLPGLTRGEGELESVFDHYAPVTHGTVPRRPRTDHNPLNRKEYLLNVARRMGG; translated from the coding sequence GTGCACGTGCTCAATCTTGGAATCCTCGCCCATGTCGACGCCGGTAAGACCAGCCTGACCGAGCGGCTGCTCCATTCGGCCGGGGTCATCGACGAGATCGGCAGCGTCGACGACGGGAACACCCGTACGGACACCCTCGCGCTGGAGCGGCAACGCGGTATCACCATCAAGTCCGCCGTCGTCTCGTTCCCGCTCGACGGTGTGGCGGTCAACCTGATCGACACCCCCGGTCACCCGGACTTCATCGCCGAGGTGGAGCGCGTGCTCGGCGTGCTGGACGGCGTCGTGCTCGTCGTCTCCGCCGTCGAAGGGGTGCAGGCGCAGACACGGGTGCTGATGCGCACGCTCCAGCGGCTGCGCATCCCCACCCTGCTCTTCGTCAACAAGATCGACCGGCGTGGCGCTCGGCAGGAGGAGGTGCTACGGGCGATCTCGGCCCGGCTGACACCCGCGATCGTGCCGATGGGAACGGCCTCCGGCCTCGGCACGCGCCGGGCTCGCTTCACGCCCGGTCTCGGTCCCGCAGCGCTCGACGTCCTCGCCGGCCACGATGACACGCTGCTGTCCGCGTACGTCGAGAACACCGTCACGGACGGCCTTCTGCGCAGCTCCCTCGTCGCCCTGACCCGGGAGGCCCTGGTCCACCCCGTCTTCTTCGGCTCCGCCGCCACGGGCGCCGGTGTGGACGCCCTCCTGGCGGGCATCGAGGAACTGCTGCCCCCGGCCGACGGGGATGCGGACGGGCCGCTCTCGGGGACCGTGTTCAAGGTCGAGCGGGGCCCGGCGGGGGAGAAGGCCGCCTACGCCCGGCTGTTCTCCGGCACCCTGCACACCCGCGACCGGATCCCGTTCGGAACGGACGGCGCCGAAGGCCGGATCACCGCGATCAGCGTCTTCGGACACGGGACGGACAGCCGCGGCGACGCCGTCGTGGCCGGACAGATCGCCCGGCTCTGGGGGCTCGGCGACATCAGGATCGGCGACGCGATCGGCGCACCCCGCAAGGCGTACGAGCACTTCTTCGCCCCGCCCACCCTGGAGACGGTCGTCGTCCCGGGCCCGGACGTCGACAGCGGCGCACTGCACCTCGCGCTCACCCAACTCGCCGAACAGGACCCGCTCATCGGCCTGCGCCACGACGAACGGCGGCAGGAGACCTCCGTGTCGCTCTACGGCGAGGTGCAGAAGGAGGTCATCCAGGCGACCCTCGCCGAGGAGTACGGTCTCGGCGTCACCTTCCGGGAGACCACGCCGCTGTGCGTGGAACGGCTCGTCGGCACCGGGCAGGCCGTGGAGTTCAACAAGAAGGACGCCAACCCCTTCCTCGCGACGGTCGGCCTGCGCGTCGACCCCGCACCGGTCGGGTCCGGCGTCGGCTTCCGGCTGGAGGTGGAGCTGGGCTCCATGCCGTACGCCTTTTTCAAGGCCGTCGAGGACACCGTGCGCGAGACCCTCGACCAGGGCCCGCACGGCTGGCGGATCCCCGACTGCGCGGTCACCATGACGCACTGCGGCTACTCGCCCCGCCAGAGCCACGCCCACCAGGGCTTCGACAAGAGCATGTCGAGCACCGGCGCCGACTTCCGGGGCCTGACCCCGCTGGTGCTCCTCGAAGCGCTGCGGCGGGCCGGGACCCGGGTCCACGAGCCGGTGCAGCGCTTCCGTGTCGAGGCCCCGGCGGACACCCTCGGCGCGCTGCTGCCGGTGCTGGCCGCGCTCGGCGCCGTGCCGCAGACGACCGAGACCCGGGGCGCCGGATGCGTCCTGGCGGGCACGGTGCCCGCGGCCCGGGTGCACGAACTGGAGCAGCGGCTGCCCGGGCTCACCCGCGGCGAGGGCGAGCTGGAGAGCGTCTTCGACCACTACGCGCCCGTCACGCACGGCACGGTCCCGCGACGCCCGCGCACCGATCACAACCCGCTGAACAGGAAGGAGTATTTGTTGAATGTGGCACGAAGGATGGGTGGATGA
- a CDS encoding cellulase family glycosylhydrolase: protein MPTIRVRLLVVLAVLFGSVTVAGVPPATAAPPPDSLWFDDPTVTVRDGRFTDASGREIVLRGYNVSGETKLAENGGLPFASVADAKKSATALRALGGGNTVRFLLSWAYAEPERGQVDTAYLAAATDQMRAFLDAGIRVYPDFHQDLYSRHLFDADSWYTGDGAPKWAVDAGNYPDESCGICLFWGQNITQNEAVKRASYDFWHNAHGVQDAFLATAEKTMTYLRQHLDADRFKGVVGFDPYNEPHAGVYDSGQTSRAWEKDVLWPFYEKFRARMDAAGWRDKPALVEPNLFWNANLDFQKQEGGLLDAGTLGPRYVFNTHFYDQKAISGVFMWGKAADGQYVNDFRTVRDRAAAARTAAVVSEFGHPLAGNVSDKAPTVLKGMYQALDSRLKGADWWSDPAASGPVLSGSQWQWDIYNGRHRELMNGNPDKVLTTGDAWNDEDLSAVRLDDSGKPVLRQDARLLDRLYPSATAGRTVGFTYEDRSRDGSTTLTWNPVPSALPHVQRLVGSGQYGLLLWRSDGGSAPTELHLPASFPTASTTVVSDLGTAHAPPAYTATTPVGVAQEPGGTGSRRLLLTAPDSGVLHYALVTNGATSPSADLLTAARAELTAWAAREAG from the coding sequence ATGCCAACTATTCGGGTACGTCTGCTGGTTGTCCTGGCTGTCCTCTTCGGCTCCGTGACGGTGGCGGGAGTCCCGCCCGCCACCGCCGCGCCCCCTCCCGACTCGCTCTGGTTCGACGACCCGACCGTCACCGTGCGGGACGGCCGCTTCACCGACGCCTCCGGCCGCGAGATCGTGCTCCGCGGCTACAACGTCTCCGGCGAGACCAAACTGGCGGAGAACGGCGGCCTGCCCTTCGCCTCCGTCGCCGACGCCAAGAAGTCCGCGACCGCCCTGCGCGCCCTCGGCGGCGGCAACACCGTCCGCTTCCTTCTCTCCTGGGCGTACGCCGAGCCCGAGCGCGGCCAGGTCGACACGGCCTACCTCGCCGCCGCCACCGACCAGATGCGGGCCTTCCTCGACGCCGGCATCCGCGTCTACCCCGACTTCCACCAGGACCTCTACTCCCGGCACCTGTTCGACGCCGACAGCTGGTACACCGGCGACGGCGCGCCCAAGTGGGCGGTGGACGCCGGGAACTACCCCGACGAGTCCTGCGGCATCTGCCTCTTCTGGGGGCAGAACATCACCCAGAACGAGGCTGTGAAGCGGGCCTCGTACGACTTCTGGCACAACGCGCACGGCGTACAGGACGCCTTCCTCGCCACCGCCGAGAAGACCATGACGTACCTCCGGCAGCACCTGGACGCCGACCGGTTCAAGGGCGTCGTCGGCTTCGACCCCTACAACGAGCCGCACGCGGGCGTCTACGACTCCGGGCAGACCAGTCGGGCCTGGGAGAAGGACGTGCTGTGGCCGTTCTACGAGAAGTTCCGGGCCCGTATGGACGCGGCCGGGTGGCGGGACAAGCCCGCCCTCGTGGAGCCGAACCTCTTCTGGAACGCCAACCTCGACTTCCAGAAGCAGGAGGGCGGCCTGCTGGACGCCGGCACCCTCGGACCGCGCTATGTGTTCAACACCCACTTCTACGACCAGAAGGCCATCTCCGGCGTCTTCATGTGGGGCAAGGCGGCCGACGGCCAGTACGTCAACGACTTCCGCACCGTCCGCGACCGGGCCGCCGCCGCGCGGACCGCCGCCGTGGTCAGTGAGTTCGGGCACCCGCTGGCCGGCAATGTCTCCGACAAGGCGCCGACCGTCCTCAAGGGGATGTACCAGGCCCTCGACTCCCGCCTGAAGGGCGCCGACTGGTGGTCCGACCCGGCCGCCTCGGGGCCCGTCCTCTCCGGCTCGCAGTGGCAGTGGGACATCTACAACGGCCGGCACCGCGAGCTGATGAACGGCAACCCCGACAAGGTCCTCACCACCGGTGACGCCTGGAACGACGAGGATCTGTCCGCCGTACGCCTCGACGACTCGGGCAAGCCCGTGCTGCGCCAGGACGCCCGGCTCCTGGACCGCCTCTACCCGAGCGCCACGGCCGGCAGAACCGTCGGCTTCACCTACGAGGACCGCTCCCGGGACGGCTCGACGACGCTGACCTGGAACCCGGTGCCCAGCGCGCTGCCCCACGTGCAGCGGCTCGTGGGATCGGGGCAGTACGGGCTGCTGCTGTGGCGCTCGGACGGCGGCTCGGCGCCCACCGAACTGCATCTGCCGGCGAGCTTCCCGACGGCGTCCACCACCGTCGTCTCCGACCTGGGCACGGCCCACGCCCCACCGGCGTACACCGCGACCACCCCGGTCGGCGTGGCCCAGGAGCCGGGCGGCACCGGAAGCCGCCGTCTCCTGCTCACCGCGCCCGACTCGGGCGTCCTGCACTACGCGCTGGTGACCAACGGGGCGACGTCCCCCTCGGCGGACCTGCTGACAGCGGCCCGCGCCGAGCTGACGGCATGGGCGGCGAGGGAGGCCGGCTAG
- a CDS encoding putative quinol monooxygenase, with amino-acid sequence MIFITAKFRVRPEHADRWPEIAADFTRATRAEPGCLWFDWSRSVDEPTEYVLVEAFRDDEAGAAHVQSAHFKAAQQTLPPHLAATPRIVNATIPQDDWSLLGEMAVPGQE; translated from the coding sequence ATGATCTTCATCACCGCCAAGTTCCGAGTCCGCCCCGAGCACGCCGACCGCTGGCCCGAGATCGCCGCCGACTTCACCCGGGCGACGCGCGCCGAGCCCGGCTGCCTGTGGTTCGACTGGTCGCGCAGCGTGGACGAGCCCACGGAGTACGTCCTGGTCGAGGCCTTCCGCGACGACGAGGCCGGGGCCGCGCATGTGCAGTCCGCGCACTTCAAGGCCGCGCAGCAGACCCTGCCTCCGCATCTGGCCGCGACTCCGCGCATCGTGAACGCGACGATTCCGCAGGACGACTGGTCGCTCCTCGGGGAGATGGCGGTCCCGGGCCAGGAGTAG
- a CDS encoding TetR/AcrR family transcriptional regulator, translated as MPGRLRPPTGRYGGKTAEERQAERRRRFLDAALQLFGETPGFRATTVAALSDAAGLSTRQFYEEFRTLEDVLAALHLQVNGWAETAVLEAASDSADLPLAERATAIFRAYAGNLAADPRRIRITFVEIIGVSPRLEEQRLARRAGWVGLICAEADAAAARGEAAPRDYRLAATGFIGSVNGLLHDWSAGWVDATLDEVVEELVSQLLGILRPAGWTPGT; from the coding sequence GTGCCGGGGAGACTCAGACCGCCCACCGGCCGCTACGGCGGCAAGACGGCCGAGGAGCGGCAGGCCGAGCGGCGCCGGCGCTTCCTCGACGCCGCGCTCCAGTTGTTCGGCGAAACCCCCGGATTCCGCGCCACCACGGTCGCGGCGCTCAGCGACGCGGCCGGACTGTCCACCCGCCAGTTCTACGAGGAGTTCCGCACCCTGGAGGACGTGCTCGCCGCGCTCCACCTCCAGGTCAACGGCTGGGCCGAGACGGCGGTCCTGGAGGCCGCGTCCGACTCCGCCGATCTGCCGCTCGCCGAGCGCGCCACCGCGATCTTCCGCGCCTACGCCGGGAACCTCGCGGCCGATCCGCGCCGGATCCGCATCACCTTCGTCGAGATCATCGGCGTCAGCCCGCGCCTGGAGGAACAGCGGCTCGCCCGCCGGGCCGGGTGGGTCGGCCTCATCTGCGCCGAGGCCGACGCGGCCGCCGCACGCGGTGAGGCCGCACCCCGCGACTACCGCCTCGCGGCGACGGGCTTCATCGGCAGCGTCAACGGCCTGCTCCACGACTGGAGCGCCGGGTGGGTGGACGCGACCCTGGACGAGGTGGTCGAGGAACTGGTCAGCCAGTTGCTGGGGATCCTGCGCCCGGCGGGCTGGACTCCCGGGACGTGA
- a CDS encoding methyltransferase, giving the protein MGQDKGYLLDNRQAEAGTRFDALAALFDASTFRHFETVGIDEGWRCWEVGAGGPSVAAWLSERVGPRGRVLATDIDVSWARAAATGGVEVLRHDVGRDAPPAGPFDLVHARLVLVHVAERDAALRGMVQALRPGGWLVVEDADPALQPLICPDEHGPEQELANRLRTGFRRLLRQRGADLSYGRRLPRLLREAGLTDVEADAYFPITSPACDVLETATVQQVRDQLVAEGLATDEEIERHLANIAAGRLDLATSPMISAWGRRPVGDGPQL; this is encoded by the coding sequence ATGGGGCAGGACAAGGGATATCTCCTGGACAACCGGCAGGCCGAGGCCGGTACCCGCTTCGACGCGCTGGCCGCCCTCTTCGACGCCTCGACGTTCCGGCACTTCGAGACGGTCGGGATCGACGAGGGATGGCGGTGCTGGGAGGTCGGGGCCGGCGGGCCGAGCGTCGCCGCGTGGCTGAGTGAACGCGTCGGGCCGCGCGGGCGCGTGCTCGCCACCGACATCGACGTCTCCTGGGCGCGGGCCGCCGCCACCGGGGGAGTGGAAGTGCTCCGCCACGACGTGGGCCGCGACGCACCCCCGGCCGGGCCCTTCGACCTGGTACACGCCCGACTGGTCCTGGTCCATGTCGCCGAGCGCGACGCCGCACTGCGCGGCATGGTCCAGGCGCTGCGCCCCGGCGGGTGGCTCGTCGTCGAGGACGCCGACCCCGCCCTGCAACCGCTGATCTGCCCCGACGAGCACGGCCCCGAACAGGAGCTGGCCAACCGGCTCCGCACCGGCTTCCGCCGTCTGCTGCGGCAGCGCGGCGCCGACCTCTCCTACGGACGCAGGCTGCCGCGCCTGCTGCGCGAGGCCGGCCTCACCGACGTCGAGGCCGACGCCTACTTCCCGATCACCTCGCCCGCGTGCGACGTCCTGGAGACGGCCACCGTCCAGCAGGTGCGCGACCAGCTCGTCGCCGAGGGCCTCGCCACGGACGAGGAGATCGAGCGGCACCTCGCCAACATCGCGGCCGGGCGCCTCGACCTCGCCACGTCACCGATGATCTCGGCGTGGGGCCGCCGGCCGGTGGGCGACGGCCCGCAGCTCTGA